From one Catenuloplanes nepalensis genomic stretch:
- a CDS encoding MFS transporter small subunit has translation MSEGTTKPAGQSARLIISWLLVGALLGYGVIQTGITAARLFTS, from the coding sequence ATGTCTGAGGGTACGACGAAGCCGGCCGGCCAGAGCGCCCGGCTGATCATCTCCTGGCTGCTGGTCGGGGCGCTGCTCGGCTACGGCGTGATCCAGACCGGGATCACCGCGGCCAGGCTGTTCACCAGCTGA
- a CDS encoding carboxylesterase family protein: protein MPAMVWIHGGGRRSGWPGMPQYDGATLAAHGVVVVTVAYRLGPEGFGGSDNGLRDRFAALAWVHRNIAAFGGDPGAVTVFGQSAGAASAVWLAAYPGAKGRSCSATATTGSRPGTSARRRRSPRRCRPRSARPGPASPPPVTPAGRATRKRRPARSAGGTSSRPT from the coding sequence CTGCCGGCGATGGTCTGGATTCACGGCGGCGGGCGGAGGAGCGGCTGGCCGGGGATGCCGCAGTACGACGGCGCCACGCTCGCGGCGCACGGCGTGGTGGTGGTGACGGTCGCGTACCGGCTGGGGCCCGAGGGTTTCGGGGGGTCCGACAACGGGCTGCGTGACCGGTTCGCGGCGCTTGCGTGGGTGCACCGCAACATCGCGGCGTTCGGCGGGGATCCGGGCGCGGTGACCGTGTTCGGGCAGTCGGCCGGCGCGGCGTCCGCGGTGTGGCTCGCCGCCTACCCTGGTGCGAAGGGTCGTTCGTGTTCGGCAACGGCGACAACCGGTTCGCGGCCCGGCACCTCGGCGCGCCGCCGCCGGAGTCCACGCCGCTGTCGGCCGCGATCCGCGCGTCCTGGACCGGCTTCGCCGCCACCGGTGACCCCGGCTGGCCGCGCTACGAGAAAGCGTCGGCCGGCCCGGTCCGCAGGTGGGACGTCGAGCCGGCCGACATGA
- a CDS encoding carboxylesterase family protein, whose amino-acid sequence MVRTDRGRVRGRDGVFKGIPFAAPPAGDLRFQPPEPVVSWEGVRDALEFGPAVPQPSPAPGVPSCFDPARGDDADAVRLVAGWARPYGCRRWSGFTAAGGGAAGRGCRSTTAPRSRRTAWWW is encoded by the coding sequence GTGGTACGGACCGATCGTGGCCGAGTGCGTGGGCGGGACGGCGTCTTCAAGGGTATTCCGTTCGCCGCGCCACCCGCCGGTGACCTGCGATTTCAGCCTCCGGAACCGGTCGTGTCGTGGGAGGGTGTGCGGGACGCGCTGGAGTTCGGCCCGGCCGTCCCGCAGCCGTCACCGGCGCCCGGCGTGCCGTCGTGCTTCGATCCGGCGCGCGGCGACGATGCTGACGCTGTACGTCTGGTCGCCGGATGGGCCCGTCCGTACGGCTGCCGGCGATGGTCTGGATTCACGGCGGCGGGCGGAGGAGCGGCTGGCCGGGGATGCCGCAGTACGACGGCGCCACGCTCGCGGCGCACGGCGTGGTGGTGGTGA
- a CDS encoding NUDIX domain-containing protein: MISLTVAGVVLRDPHDRVLLQLRDGNTPVAPHRWCLPGGAVEPGETLIEAAARELEEETGLRADGPLTPIWHGIAPSVRDPGTLTEYGLFLGHTTATQDQVRCLEGAAMVFTPIADLPAVDWADHYDPVLAQVFPRLGLPWHPHTSFTP, from the coding sequence GTGATCTCTCTGACCGTCGCCGGTGTGGTCCTGCGGGACCCGCACGACCGAGTCCTGCTGCAGCTGCGCGACGGCAACACGCCGGTCGCGCCGCACCGCTGGTGCCTGCCCGGCGGCGCGGTCGAACCCGGCGAGACGCTGATCGAGGCCGCCGCGCGGGAGCTCGAGGAGGAGACCGGGCTGCGCGCGGACGGCCCGCTCACACCGATCTGGCACGGCATCGCGCCGTCCGTCCGCGACCCCGGCACGCTCACCGAGTACGGCCTGTTCCTCGGCCACACCACCGCCACCCAGGATCAGGTGCGGTGCCTCGAGGGCGCGGCCATGGTCTTCACCCCGATCGCGGACCTGCCCGCGGTCGACTGGGCCGACCACTACGATCCGGTCCTCGCCCAGGTCTTCCCGCGCCTCGGCCTGCCCTGGCATCCACACACGTCCTTCACACCATGA
- a CDS encoding putative bifunctional diguanylate cyclase/phosphodiesterase: MLTAWLRAARSVLPQGRPLPGEAWARRHRAILWVLALHAAGLYAFALFRGHAPANALVTVFPLAVAVALGGYRGLSRRWRASITTLGLMGSSAVMVRLADGQTEAHFHFFVMLFVIVLYQEWVTFLLATVFVLAEHAIVGVFAPHDVYAHSAATGEPVKWAAIHAAFIGGAAVAAIANWRMTETAQDQGQAAADELAHQTTHDTLTGLLNRTGFDRRLLDAIVASATAPHTLCLVNLDRFRLISEAGRHAQGDEILRRVAELIGELAGDAVVARARGDRFALLLPVAAADGVAVAERVRAGVANLAFQIEGQAVGLTASIGVVPVTPLAVGPEELIIAAEAACYTAKERGRDRVELYRADNEALAKHQQEMDWAGRLVTALRDDRFELFYQPIARVPGARVDDGDHQFGELLLRMRTEDGKVIPPGLFLPAAERYDLLPAVDRWVVAHAFQVLAAHYHGYGATGPDRKIGDHWAINLSGPSIGDAEFIDYVQVQLAQSGIPAELICFEITESVAINDLKKAAEFISELRDLGFRFALDDFGTGLSSFTYLKHLPVDFLKIDGAFIRNLERDELDRVMTRAINDLGHRMGLRTVAEFVEDAATIVRLQEIGVDYAQGYGIAMPGPLSDWLRTHPAGSGADLGLATA, from the coding sequence GTGCTGACAGCTTGGCTGCGGGCCGCCCGGTCCGTGCTGCCGCAGGGGCGCCCGCTGCCCGGCGAGGCCTGGGCGCGGCGGCACCGTGCGATTCTCTGGGTGCTCGCCCTGCACGCGGCCGGGCTCTACGCGTTCGCGCTGTTCCGCGGCCACGCCCCGGCGAACGCGCTCGTCACCGTGTTCCCGCTGGCGGTGGCGGTGGCGCTGGGCGGCTATCGGGGCCTGTCCCGGCGCTGGCGCGCGTCGATCACCACGCTCGGCCTGATGGGCTCGTCCGCGGTGATGGTCAGGCTGGCGGACGGGCAGACCGAGGCGCACTTCCACTTCTTCGTCATGCTCTTCGTGATCGTGCTCTACCAGGAGTGGGTCACGTTCCTGCTCGCGACCGTGTTCGTACTGGCCGAGCACGCGATCGTCGGCGTCTTCGCACCGCACGACGTCTACGCGCACAGCGCGGCCACGGGCGAGCCGGTCAAGTGGGCCGCGATCCACGCCGCGTTCATCGGCGGCGCCGCGGTCGCCGCGATCGCGAACTGGCGGATGACCGAGACCGCGCAGGACCAGGGCCAGGCGGCCGCGGACGAGCTCGCGCACCAGACCACCCACGACACGCTCACCGGGCTGCTGAACCGGACCGGCTTCGACCGGCGGCTGCTGGACGCGATCGTCGCGTCCGCGACCGCCCCGCACACGCTGTGCCTGGTCAACCTGGACCGGTTCCGGCTGATCAGCGAGGCAGGCCGGCATGCCCAGGGCGACGAGATCCTCCGCCGGGTCGCCGAGCTGATCGGCGAGCTGGCCGGCGACGCGGTGGTCGCGCGCGCCCGCGGCGACCGGTTCGCTCTGCTGCTGCCGGTCGCGGCCGCGGACGGCGTCGCGGTCGCGGAGCGCGTACGGGCCGGCGTCGCGAACCTCGCGTTCCAGATCGAGGGCCAGGCGGTCGGCCTGACCGCGAGCATCGGCGTGGTGCCGGTGACGCCGCTGGCCGTCGGACCCGAAGAACTGATCATCGCGGCCGAGGCGGCCTGCTACACCGCGAAGGAACGCGGCCGGGACCGGGTCGAGCTGTACCGCGCGGACAACGAGGCGCTGGCCAAGCACCAGCAGGAGATGGACTGGGCCGGCCGGCTCGTCACCGCGCTGCGCGACGACCGGTTCGAGCTGTTCTACCAGCCGATCGCGCGGGTGCCGGGCGCGCGCGTGGACGACGGCGACCACCAGTTCGGCGAACTGCTGCTGCGTATGCGCACGGAGGACGGCAAGGTCATCCCACCGGGACTGTTCCTGCCCGCGGCCGAACGCTACGACCTGCTGCCCGCGGTCGACCGGTGGGTGGTCGCGCACGCCTTCCAGGTGCTCGCCGCGCACTACCACGGCTACGGCGCGACCGGGCCGGACCGCAAGATCGGCGACCACTGGGCGATCAACCTGTCCGGGCCGTCGATCGGCGACGCCGAGTTCATCGACTACGTACAGGTGCAGCTGGCGCAGTCCGGCATCCCGGCCGAGCTGATCTGCTTCGAGATCACCGAGTCGGTCGCGATCAACGACCTGAAGAAGGCCGCGGAGTTCATCTCCGAGCTGCGCGACCTCGGCTTCCGGTTCGCGCTGGACGACTTCGGGACCGGGCTGTCGTCGTTCACCTACCTCAAGCACCTGCCGGTCGACTTTCTCAAGATCGACGGCGCGTTCATCCGGAACCTGGAGCGCGACGAGCTCGACCGGGTGATGACCCGCGCGATCAACGACCTCGGCCACCGGATGGGCCTGCGCACGGTCGCGGAGTTCGTCGAGGACGCGGCCACCATCGTCCGCCTCCAGGAGATCGGCGTCGACTACGCCCAGGGCTACGGCATCGCCATGCCCGGCCCGCTCTCCGACTGGCTGCGCACCCACCCGGCCGGGTCCGGCGCCGACCTCGGGCTGGCCACCGCCTGA
- a CDS encoding sensor histidine kinase, with the protein MNEEHERLAMLHEYGLLDAPADAELEAVVRVAALVAGVPTATLNLIDENRQCQLTTTGFEGGDSARDDSMCAARLPEKRTIVVPDARQDPVYRDNPWVTGRLAGVRFYASVPLVTPSGYALGTLCVFDDVPGDLDERQVARLEDLARVIMALFERRRETRHRADLAAEADKQAGEADKQATEAEKQRAVAQRALREAEIRQQLLDAVLDSVDVAIVAADPVGRLSLFNRAAAEWHGLDADGTIDPDDFSDAYALFETDGVTPLALDHIPLLRALRDGAVDHAEILIRPPARAPRWVTATGRRMTGADGIPLGAVVAMTDVSADRAHRAEMEAAHAALNATVAELERSNAELTNFAAVAGHDLASPLAVVSGYLELLTDLRGADLDEQALGWVNTAARAVARMQGLIQALLTYARAGNAPTACLPTDLSEVLGHAMVDLRTPIKDNHATVRTPAPLPSASCDPTLIRQLLQNLVGNSIKYRHPDRSPTITVTGEVTDDGVLVRVADNGIGIPPEHRERAFDMFAMVEPAKRTGHGIGLSTCLRIVQRHGGAIRAEETPGGGTTIVFTLPRTPR; encoded by the coding sequence GTGAACGAGGAGCACGAGCGGCTGGCGATGCTGCACGAGTACGGCCTGCTCGACGCCCCCGCCGACGCCGAACTGGAGGCGGTCGTCCGGGTCGCCGCGCTGGTCGCGGGCGTACCCACGGCGACCTTGAATCTGATCGACGAGAACCGGCAGTGTCAGCTGACCACGACCGGGTTCGAGGGCGGCGATTCCGCGCGCGATGACTCGATGTGCGCGGCCCGGCTCCCCGAGAAGCGCACGATCGTGGTGCCGGACGCGCGCCAGGACCCGGTCTACCGGGACAACCCGTGGGTGACCGGCCGGCTGGCCGGCGTGCGCTTCTACGCCTCGGTCCCGCTGGTCACGCCGTCCGGGTACGCGCTCGGCACGCTCTGCGTCTTCGACGACGTGCCGGGCGACCTGGACGAGCGGCAGGTCGCACGCCTGGAGGACCTCGCCCGGGTGATCATGGCGCTGTTCGAACGCCGCCGCGAGACACGGCACCGCGCGGACCTGGCCGCGGAGGCGGACAAGCAGGCCGGGGAGGCGGACAAGCAGGCGACGGAGGCGGAGAAGCAGCGCGCGGTGGCGCAGCGGGCGCTGCGCGAGGCCGAGATCCGCCAGCAGCTGCTGGACGCGGTGCTGGACAGCGTGGACGTGGCGATCGTGGCGGCGGACCCGGTCGGGCGGCTGTCGCTGTTCAACCGCGCGGCCGCGGAGTGGCACGGCCTGGACGCGGACGGCACGATCGACCCGGACGACTTCTCGGACGCGTACGCGCTGTTCGAGACGGACGGCGTGACGCCGCTGGCGCTGGACCACATCCCGCTGCTGCGCGCGCTGCGGGACGGCGCGGTCGATCACGCGGAGATCCTGATCCGGCCGCCGGCCCGCGCGCCTCGCTGGGTGACCGCGACCGGCCGCCGGATGACGGGCGCGGACGGCATCCCGCTCGGCGCGGTGGTCGCGATGACCGACGTCTCCGCGGACCGGGCGCACCGGGCGGAGATGGAGGCCGCGCACGCCGCGCTGAACGCCACGGTCGCGGAGCTGGAGCGGTCCAACGCGGAGCTGACCAACTTCGCCGCGGTCGCCGGGCACGATCTGGCGTCGCCGCTGGCCGTGGTCTCCGGCTACCTGGAGCTGCTCACCGATCTGCGCGGCGCGGACCTGGACGAGCAGGCGCTCGGCTGGGTCAACACGGCGGCGCGGGCGGTGGCCCGGATGCAGGGGCTGATCCAGGCGCTGCTCACCTACGCGCGCGCCGGTAACGCTCCCACGGCTTGCCTGCCCACGGACCTGTCCGAGGTGCTCGGCCACGCCATGGTGGACCTGCGCACGCCGATCAAGGACAACCACGCCACGGTACGGACGCCGGCCCCGCTGCCGTCCGCGAGCTGCGACCCGACGCTGATCCGCCAGCTGCTGCAGAATCTGGTCGGCAACTCGATCAAGTACCGGCACCCGGACCGGTCGCCGACGATCACGGTCACCGGCGAGGTCACGGACGACGGCGTGCTGGTCCGGGTAGCGGACAACGGCATCGGCATCCCGCCGGAGCACCGGGAACGCGCCTTCGACATGTTCGCCATGGTCGAGCCGGCGAAGCGGACCGGCCACGGCATCGGGCTCTCCACCTGCCTGCGGATCGTGCAGCGGCACGGCGGCGCGATCCGGGCGGAGGAGACGCCGGGCGGCGGTACGACGATCGTGTTCACGCTTCCGCGTACCCCCCGATGA
- a CDS encoding class F sortase, whose product MIDEVRARLRPRVAVAAAVLALAGTVLTVQGARQEAAADAAEAARAHATGFPEEPSAVPSESSAPPAEAGAAEGIDTVIPAPTSSAGPSIPAPPASRRLGGDPRWTVLPRSVPEAVEIPSIGVRSALIPLGLRPDGTVEVPPLTGSAPPGWYRHSVTPGEAGPAVLLGHVDSAQTGKGVFYRLTDLDRGAEIRVTRRDGTTAVFTVTSMQRYAKSAFPTEHVYGPTDAPTLRLVTCGGVYDPVAQTFVDNIVVYATAQPAPATGNPDSEADGRPVH is encoded by the coding sequence ATGATCGACGAGGTTCGGGCACGGCTTCGGCCCCGCGTCGCGGTGGCCGCGGCCGTGCTCGCACTCGCCGGCACGGTGCTGACCGTCCAGGGTGCCCGGCAGGAAGCCGCGGCCGACGCCGCCGAGGCGGCCCGCGCGCACGCGACCGGCTTCCCGGAGGAGCCGTCGGCGGTCCCGTCGGAGTCGTCCGCGCCTCCCGCCGAGGCGGGGGCGGCCGAGGGAATCGACACGGTGATCCCGGCGCCGACGTCGTCGGCCGGGCCGTCGATCCCGGCGCCGCCCGCGAGCCGGCGGCTGGGCGGAGACCCACGGTGGACGGTGCTGCCGCGCAGCGTGCCGGAGGCGGTGGAGATTCCGTCGATCGGGGTCCGGTCGGCGCTGATCCCGCTCGGGCTCAGACCGGACGGCACGGTCGAGGTGCCGCCGCTGACCGGCAGCGCACCCCCGGGTTGGTACCGGCATTCCGTCACACCCGGCGAGGCCGGACCGGCCGTCCTGCTCGGACACGTGGACTCCGCACAGACCGGCAAGGGCGTCTTCTACCGGCTGACCGACCTGGACCGCGGCGCCGAGATCCGGGTCACCCGCCGCGACGGGACCACCGCGGTCTTCACGGTGACGAGCATGCAGCGGTACGCGAAGTCGGCGTTCCCGACCGAGCACGTCTACGGCCCGACCGACGCCCCCACCCTGCGCCTGGTCACGTGCGGCGGTGTCTACGACCCGGTGGCCCAGACGTTCGTCGACAACATCGTCGTCTACGCCACCGCTCAGCCCGCACCGGCCACCGGCAATCCCGACTCCGAGGCGGACGGGCGCCCGGTGCACTGA
- a CDS encoding VOC family protein, whose amino-acid sequence MTFTGFSVSLPITDRQASHDFYSDGFGLPAVGEIASDGLPEPLQFDVGNGVLIILVPTGGFDWAIGERRMADDQAVSTVLELAVEDSTQVTAAFDRAVAAGGTPVASPAAQPWGMTSATVADPDGHLWLITSPA is encoded by the coding sequence ATGACTTTCACGGGTTTCTCCGTCAGTCTCCCGATCACCGACCGGCAGGCATCGCACGATTTCTACTCCGACGGTTTCGGACTCCCCGCCGTCGGTGAGATCGCGTCGGACGGGTTACCGGAGCCCTTGCAGTTCGACGTCGGCAACGGCGTGCTGATCATTCTGGTCCCGACCGGTGGCTTCGACTGGGCGATCGGCGAGCGCCGGATGGCCGACGATCAGGCGGTGAGTACCGTGCTGGAGCTCGCAGTGGAGGATTCAACGCAGGTCACCGCCGCCTTCGACCGTGCCGTGGCGGCGGGCGGCACACCGGTTGCGTCCCCGGCCGCACAGCCGTGGGGCATGACGAGCGCGACCGTCGCGGACCCGGACGGCCACCTCTGGCTGATCACGTCCCCGGCCTGA
- the arfB gene encoding alternative ribosome rescue aminoacyl-tRNA hydrolase ArfB, which produces MADDLHVSDRLVIPAAELSWRFSRAGGPGGQGVNTTDSRVELSWSVTASTVLPPVLRDRALERLGSRLVDGVLTIVASEFRSQLRNRDAARARLAAVIARAVAAPPRQRRATKPSRGAVERRLVAKKQRGAVKRGRRGGDLD; this is translated from the coding sequence ATGGCGGACGATCTTCACGTCTCCGACCGGCTGGTGATCCCGGCGGCGGAGCTCAGCTGGCGGTTCTCCCGCGCGGGCGGCCCCGGCGGGCAGGGCGTGAACACGACGGACAGCCGCGTCGAGCTGAGCTGGTCGGTGACGGCGTCGACCGTGCTCCCGCCGGTCCTGCGGGACCGAGCGCTGGAGCGTCTCGGGAGCCGGCTGGTCGACGGTGTGCTCACGATCGTGGCATCGGAGTTCCGCTCCCAGCTCCGCAATCGCGACGCGGCCCGGGCCCGGCTGGCGGCGGTCATCGCCCGCGCCGTGGCGGCCCCGCCACGTCAGCGCCGGGCAACAAAGCCGTCCCGCGGCGCCGTGGAGCGGCGACTCGTGGCGAAGAAGCAGCGCGGGGCCGTCAAGCGGGGCCGGCGCGGCGGAGACCTGGACTAG
- a CDS encoding NAD(P)/FAD-dependent oxidoreductase, producing the protein MSEQHKVVVVGAGFGGLFATKALKRADVHVTMINGTTHHLFQPLLYQVATGILSEGEIAPPVREILRRQDNVDVLLGWATEVDVEKRIVTANAPTGIEYQVPYDTLIVAAGASQSYFGNDHFAENAPGMKSIDDALELRGRIFGAFEMAELETDQEAIDRWLTFVVVGAGPTGVEMAGQIAELAHRTLPGQYRRIDPKRARVILVDAVDAVLPSFGDHLSTQALRQLHRIGVEVELGTKVVGVDEGGIDVETARGAQRIEAATKIWAAGVAAPPLARKIAAAAGAETDRAGRILVNPDCTVPGHPEIFAVGDMMSLNRLPGVAQVAIQSGRYAADTIKRRLAGKPAPEPFKYHDKGSMATISRFSAVASTGKLHFTGIIGWFMWLAVHLLYLVGFKNRLSTIGHWFVSFVGTGRSERVTTTQQVVARGAIRRLGLLDTTVPAHDGVPAPVAVSKLGSPVPRP; encoded by the coding sequence ATGAGTGAGCAACACAAAGTTGTCGTCGTGGGCGCCGGGTTCGGCGGACTCTTCGCCACGAAGGCGCTGAAACGCGCGGACGTGCACGTCACCATGATCAACGGCACGACCCATCACCTGTTCCAGCCACTGCTCTATCAGGTGGCGACCGGCATCCTCTCCGAGGGCGAGATCGCGCCGCCGGTGCGCGAGATCCTGCGGCGGCAGGACAACGTCGATGTGCTGCTCGGCTGGGCCACCGAGGTGGACGTCGAGAAGAGGATAGTGACGGCGAACGCGCCGACCGGCATCGAATACCAGGTCCCCTACGACACGCTGATCGTGGCCGCGGGCGCCTCCCAGTCGTACTTCGGCAATGATCATTTCGCGGAGAACGCGCCCGGCATGAAGAGCATCGACGACGCGCTGGAGCTGCGCGGGCGGATCTTCGGGGCGTTCGAGATGGCCGAGCTGGAGACCGACCAGGAGGCGATCGACCGCTGGCTCACGTTCGTGGTCGTCGGCGCCGGACCGACCGGTGTGGAGATGGCCGGCCAGATCGCCGAGCTCGCGCACCGCACGCTCCCCGGGCAGTACAGGCGGATCGACCCGAAGCGCGCGCGGGTGATACTGGTCGACGCGGTCGACGCGGTGCTGCCCAGCTTCGGCGACCACCTGTCCACCCAGGCCCTCCGCCAGCTGCACAGGATCGGCGTCGAGGTCGAGCTGGGCACGAAGGTCGTCGGCGTCGACGAGGGCGGCATCGACGTGGAGACCGCCCGCGGCGCACAGCGCATCGAGGCGGCCACCAAGATCTGGGCCGCCGGCGTGGCCGCGCCACCGCTCGCCCGCAAGATCGCGGCCGCCGCCGGCGCCGAGACCGACCGTGCCGGCCGCATCCTCGTCAACCCGGACTGCACGGTCCCCGGCCACCCGGAGATCTTCGCGGTCGGCGACATGATGTCGCTCAACCGGCTCCCCGGCGTCGCTCAGGTCGCCATCCAGAGCGGCCGGTACGCCGCCGACACGATCAAGCGGCGCCTGGCCGGCAAGCCCGCGCCGGAGCCGTTCAAGTACCACGACAAGGGCAGCATGGCCACGATCTCCCGCTTCTCCGCCGTGGCCAGCACCGGCAAACTGCACTTCACCGGCATCATCGGCTGGTTCATGTGGCTCGCCGTCCACCTGCTCTACCTGGTCGGCTTCAAGAACCGCCTCTCCACCATCGGCCACTGGTTCGTCTCGTTCGTCGGCACCGGCCGCTCCGAACGCGTCACCACCACCCAGCAGGTCGTCGCCCGCGGCGCCATCCGCCGCCTCGGCCTGCTCGACACGACCGTCCCGGCCCACGACGGCGTGCCCGCCCCGGTCGCCGTCTCCAAGCTCGGATCCCCGGTGCCAAGGCCCTGA
- a CDS encoding alpha/beta hydrolase-fold protein, producing MRRRTVLVACLTTASAAVAGAGVWSRRGGPAPLLPPAPAGMERLERMYSVARGRVVDFWTAVPHGHGDGADLPVCLVLHGSSKRPPDFPALGLGGFLTDAVRRGAPPFVLAGATGDRLAWQPAGADDPQRMVAEEIPAWCARRGLDSGRLAAWGWSMGGYGALLLAESRPGLLRAVAAFSPAVGPGDPVFRGITRLGATPVGLWCGTDDPLYPPVRTLHDALPAEPAAGGYGPGRHNFGYWSTILAPAFDFIGATLDGSAAT from the coding sequence ATGCGACGACGAACTGTGCTGGTGGCGTGTCTGACCACCGCCTCGGCGGCCGTTGCCGGAGCCGGGGTCTGGAGCCGCCGGGGTGGGCCGGCGCCGCTGCTGCCGCCGGCACCGGCCGGGATGGAGCGGCTGGAACGGATGTACTCCGTGGCGCGCGGCCGGGTCGTCGACTTCTGGACCGCGGTGCCGCACGGGCACGGGGACGGGGCGGACCTGCCGGTGTGCCTGGTACTGCACGGCAGCTCGAAGCGCCCGCCGGACTTCCCCGCGCTCGGCCTGGGCGGCTTCCTCACCGACGCGGTGCGCCGGGGCGCCCCGCCGTTCGTCCTCGCCGGTGCCACCGGTGACCGCCTGGCCTGGCAGCCGGCCGGCGCCGACGACCCACAGCGGATGGTCGCGGAGGAGATTCCCGCCTGGTGTGCCCGGCGCGGCCTCGACTCCGGGCGGCTCGCGGCCTGGGGCTGGTCGATGGGCGGCTACGGCGCGCTGCTGCTGGCCGAGTCCCGGCCCGGCCTGCTCCGCGCGGTCGCCGCGTTCTCCCCCGCCGTCGGTCCCGGCGACCCGGTCTTCCGTGGCATCACCCGCCTGGGTGCGACTCCGGTCGGCCTCTGGTGCGGCACCGACGATCCGCTGTATCCGCCTGTCCGCACCCTGCACGACGCGCTGCCCGCCGAGCCCGCGGCCGGCGGCTACGGCCCCGGCCGGCACAACTTCGGCTACTGGAGCACGATCCTGGCGCCCGCGTTCGACTTCATCGGCGCGACGCTCGACGGCTCAGCCGCGACGTGA
- a CDS encoding putative immunity protein, translating into MADENPTVELGTDELRAVAAFAVACAEAALPIFERARPGDPRPRAAIEAARAFADGGRRTRAIRDAAWAAQRAYQEARDGGAPAAAEAARAALAAASAPFLHPLAKATQVLHILGAAGHAAHARELDGGAASIDQARVLAGPIVARVLARYPPAPPGRGRAGELIRTLDAALSPPRGAR; encoded by the coding sequence GTGGCTGACGAGAACCCGACCGTCGAACTCGGCACGGACGAGCTGCGCGCGGTCGCCGCGTTCGCCGTGGCCTGCGCGGAAGCCGCGCTGCCGATCTTCGAACGCGCCCGCCCCGGCGATCCGCGCCCGCGCGCGGCGATCGAGGCGGCGCGGGCGTTCGCGGACGGTGGCCGGCGCACCAGGGCGATCCGGGACGCGGCCTGGGCGGCGCAGCGGGCCTACCAGGAGGCCCGCGACGGCGGCGCGCCCGCCGCGGCCGAGGCGGCCCGCGCCGCGCTGGCGGCCGCGAGCGCGCCGTTCCTGCACCCGCTGGCCAAGGCTACCCAGGTCCTGCACATCCTCGGCGCGGCCGGGCACGCCGCCCACGCCCGCGAACTCGACGGTGGCGCCGCCTCCATCGACCAAGCCCGCGTGCTGGCCGGCCCGATCGTGGCGCGCGTCCTGGCCCGCTACCCACCCGCCCCGCCCGGCCGCGGCCGGGCAGGCGAACTGATCCGGACCCTCGACGCGGCACTGAGCCCACCACGCGGCGCCCGCTGA